Within Amycolatopsis sp. FDAARGOS 1241, the genomic segment ACGGGCGAGAGCACGTGCTCGAAGTCCGGCCGCAGGAACCGGCGCTGGGTGTAGAGCGTTTCGCCCTGACCCGGACCGTCGAAGACGAGCGCGTTGCAGCCGCGGGCGATGGCGGCGGGCACGTCGAGCCACCCGGCCTCCGAGGTCGAGTCGTAGCCGCACGGTAGGACGACGGTGGGCTGCGGCGTCCTGGAGGCGTGCGGCGCGAAGAGATAACCGTGCAGAGTCGTGTCCGCATACGGGATCCGCACGGCTTCGGCGGGGTGGTCGAGGAGTTTCGCGGCTTCCGCGAACGCTTCGACGTGGCCGCGGTAGGCCGACTGCAGCCGCGGGTCGTCGAGGTCCGAGCGCAGGAAGAAGTACGCCTGCCGGTGGTACTCGCTCGCCCGCAGGAACGCGTGCCGCGCGCTGACCCGATCTCCCGCGGTCAGCGCGGAACCCGCGGCCGCACGGGCACGATCGGCCGTGGCCGACCACGCGTCGTACCAGCCGACGCCGGTGAGCTTGCCGACGCGGCGCGCGGTCGCGAACGCCTCGCCGAGGTCGGCCGCGTGCACCACGGCCGCGTTGAGCGTGCGCGTGAACTGTCCGTCGTAACCGCGATCGCGGAAGAAGACCTTCGCCGGGTCTGCCATGTCGGGTGAGTCGGGTGGCCCGGACCACTGTTACGGCGGGTGAAAAAGGCAGTCCCTCCCCGGCCGCGCCGGGAAGGGACCGTACACCCCGGTCAGGTGGCTAGACGTGCACCGCCGGCACCACGGCTTCGCCCCGCGGCGCGCCCGGGCGCAGCAGCAGGCCGCTGATCGCCGCGCCGGCCGCGAAGATCGCCGCGGCCCACGCGAACGCGGTGGTGCAGCTGTGCACGGCGGCCTGCGCGGCGAGCTGCGGCGTCGGCGCGCGGCCGGCCAGGAACGACGTCGCGGCGTTGCCGGCCAGTGTGCTCAGCAGCGCGGTGCCGATGGACCCGCCGACCTGCTGCATGGTGTTCACCGTCGCCGACGCGACACCGGCCTCGTGCAGCTGGACGCCGAACGTCGCGACGCTCATCGCGGGCGCCATCGACCGGCCGATGCCCACGCCCATCACCATGAGCGGGCCGAGCACACCGTCGGCGTACGTGCTGCCGAGGTCGATCGCGCTGAGCCACCACAGACCGGCGGCGGCGATCAGCATGCCGGTCGGCACGAGGGGTTTCGGACCGAAGCGCGGCAGCACCACGCTCGTCGCGGTGGTCGCGGCGGCCAGCAGCGTGGCGACCATCGGCAGGAAGCCGAACCCGCTCTGGATCGGTGTGAACTCCAGGTTCTGCTGCACGTAGAACCTGAGGAACAGGAAGATCGAGAACATCCTGATCGCGAGCAGGAACATCGCGAAGCGGATGCCGTACGCGCTGCTGCAGCACGGTGAACGCCACGAGCAGCACCACCCCGCCGCCGAGGAAACCCCACACCGTCACCGATCTCCACGAGTTGTGTTCGGCGTTGGAAAAGCCGTAGACCAGTGCGAACAGACCGGCCGACGCGGTGATCGTGCCGGGCAGGTCGAGTTTCCGGCGCGGGCCGTTCGCCTCCTGGCGGCGCAGCAACAAAGCGCGACCGACGAAGGCGATGACCGCGAACACGATGTTCACGTACGTGCACCAGCGTCAGTCGAGGTATTCGGTAAGCACCCCGCCCAGCAGCAGGCCGATCGCGGCACCGCCACCGCCGATGGCACCGAACACGCCGAACGCGCGGCCGCGTTCCTTCGGCTCGGTGAACGTCGTGGTCAGCAGCGAAAGCGCGGCAGGCGCGAGCAGCGCGCCGAAGATGCCTTGTGCCGCACGGGCGATCAGCAACATCTCGATGCTGCTCGCCGCGCCGCCGACGGTGGACACGGCGGCGAAACCCGCGAGACCGACGAGGAACGCGTTCTTGCGGCCGAACAGGTCCGCGAGCCGTCCGCCGAGCAGCAGCAGGCTGCCGAACGCGAGCGCGTAAGCGGTGACGACCCACTGGCGCGCGTCGTCGGAGACGCCGAGGTCGGCCTGCGCCGATTGCAGCGCGATGTTCACGATGGTGGCGTCGAGCACAGCATCAGCTGCGCGAGCCCGATCATCACGAGGATGGCCCAGCGTCTGAAGTGGTGCGGATTGGCGGCGTGGCTCGGTGCGTCTTCCCCAGGACGCAGGAGCGTGGCCGTGGAGTCGGGCATGGATGTCCCTCACGGTCGGCGGTCGGAGCACTATGTGGAGTAGGTCCCTCCCATTCCGCGAACCACCGCACACAAGAAACGGAGATGGTGCCTCGACTTCTTTTGGTAACCTGGGCGTCATGACACGGGACGCTGCTTCCGCCGCACCGGCGCGGCCGCTGCGGCGCGACGCCGAGCTCAACCGCCGGCGCATCCTCGAATCGGCCCGCGCCGTCTTCGGCCGCCGCGGCCTCGAGGCGACGCTCGACGACGTCGCCCACCACGCCGGCCTCGGCGTCGGCACGGTCTACCGGCGCTTCCCGAGCAAGGAACACCTGGTCGAGGCCTTGTTCGCCGAGCAGCTCGCCGACGTCGCCGACCTCGCCGAGGAAGCGCTCAAGGCCGACGACCCGTGGGACGGCTTCACGCAGTTCGTGTGGCGCACGGTCGAGCTGCACTCCGCGGACCGCGGGCTGCGGGAGATCATGCTGTCCAAGGCGTTCGGGCACGAGCACGTTGCCGAGGTGAAGGCCCGGATGGTGCCGCTCATCACGCAGGTCGTCGAACGGGCCCAGGCCTCCGGTCAGCTGCGCCCCGACGTCGTGCCCACCGATCTGCCGCTGCTGCACCAGATGATCGGCTCGGTGATCGAGTACACGCACGTCGTCGAGCCCGACCTGTGGCGCCGTTACCTCCCCCTGCTGCTCGACGGCCTGCGCGCCCACCCGGGCCGTTCGTCGGACCTGCCGCGGCCCGGCCTGGACCAGGACGAGATCGACCAGGCCATGTGCGCGTGGCGGCAACCGAAGCACCGCACCGAAAACACGTGAAGGGCCCCTCGGCGACCGAGGAGCCCTTCGGCGAAGCCGGTGCCGATCACTCGCTGGGGATGATGGCCCAGAGGATCAGGTAGGCCACGAACTGCGGGCCCGGCAGGAGGCAGGACAGGAGCGCCAGCAGGCGCACCTTCCCCGGCGTCGTGCCGAAGCGGCGGGCCAGACCGGCGCACACGCCGCCGATCATGCGGTCGTGGCGAGGCCGGCTGAGTCTCTGGGCGACTGGTGCGGTCATCGTCTTTCCCCTCCCGTTGGGTGCGTGGCTCCATGGCACCACCAGCGCCGGGCCTGCCGCATCGCGCGGTGGGACGATTCGACCCCCTAAGGGATCAAGAGCCGAAGCCGGGCAGCGGACGCCACGCGCGGGATCCGCCTCGGGGTTCGGTGAGCTGACCTGCGCCAACGAGCACACCCGGTGTGGGATTTCCCTGTCAGGGCTGATTTTTCGCGCGATTCGTGGTGATACTGCACCCCGTGCCTTCCCCACTCGGTCCCCTCTTCGCCGCACTCGCCCTGGTGCTCGCGGGCTGTTCCACTGACCCGGCACCGGCGGCCGCGCCGGCGGCGCCCTCGCCGATGACGGCGTCCTCGGCGCTCGGCGACTTCACGACGCTGGACTACTGCAGCCTGCTGGACGTCTCGCGCCTGCGGGGCGCGACGGCCGACGACCCCGACTCGTCGTTCACCGACTGCCGCACCGACTTCCTGCGCGGCGGGCGCTCGCACACGGTCGCGGTGGGCCCGCTCGCGGCCGACGCCGACCCGAACGTCAAGCCGTACCAGTACTCCGGTCCCGTGCCCGACGGCGTCTCCGTGCAGCAGGCCGGCTTCACGCCCGACAAGACGTGCTCGCGCGCGGTGACGTTCGCCGACGGCATCCGGCTCTCGGTGTCGGTGTCCGACGGCGAAGGCGCCGGCGCGAACGGGGATCGGTGCAGCGATGCCGATGCGGTCGTCGGCGGGGTCCTGGCCGCCGTGAGCGGCGGACGGGTGAAGCACCACGAGTTCCCCGACCGCTCGTGGGGCCGCGTGGACCCGTGCGCGCTGCTGGGCACCCACGACCTCGACGCGATCAGCGGCGCGGGCACCCAGCCGACGGCCGGGTTGTCCGGGCACTCGTGCATCCGGGGCACGGTGAGCATCGACTTCGCCGTGCAGAAGCAGGCCCCCACCGGGGCGACGGAAACCCTCGGCGGCCGCACTGCGCGGCAGGCCACCGACGGCGCGTTCTGCCGCATCACCACCACGCAGCCATCGCCGTCGACCCCGGGGCGCGGTGAGCAGGCCGTGGTGAGCGTCGTGGACACCACGGGCTCGAGCGGCGCCGCCGCGTGCCCGGCCGCCCAGCAGGTGGCGGCACTGGTGTTCGCGAAGATTCCCTGACGACAGCGAAGGTCCCCGCCCGCCGTGAGCGAGCAGGGGCCTCCGTGAACCTGCGCTATTCGCTGTAGGTCAGGTTCCGCCCGTTCGACGGGTCGAACAGCTTGAGCTTGTCGGCGTCGAACCACAGCTCGAGGTCCGCGTTCTCCTGCGCCCGCGACTCGGCCGAGAGGCGGGCCACGATCAGCGATTCGGCACCCGGCACGTCGGCGGAACCGCTGTCCGCGGCCAATTCGGCGAGCTCGGTCGACGTGGCCACCTCGCCTTCCACCGTGAAGTGCGCGAACTTCTCCGAGCCCATCGACTCGAGCACGTCGATGTGCGCGGTGAACGTCGAGCCCGACCCGCGCTGGGCCTGCTCGACGAGTGCGGCGTCCTCGAAGTGCTCCGGGCGGATACCCAGGATCACCTCGCGCGGCGCGTTCGCGGCCTCGGCCATCCGCCGGATCCGGTCGGTGAGCGGCGTGGTGCCCAGCGCGCTGCGCAGCTCGCCGTTCTCCAGCGTCGCCGGGATGAAGTTCATCGACGGCGAGCCGATGAACCCGGCCACGAACAGGTTCGCCGGATTGTCGTAGAGGAACTGCGGCGAGCCGATCTGCTGCACGTACCCGGCCCGCAGCACCACCACGCGGTCGCCCAGCGTCATGGCCTCGGTCTGGTCGTGGGTCACGTACAGCGTGGTCGTGCCCAGCTGCTTCTGGATCTTCGACACCGACGTGCGCATCTGGCCGCGCAGCTTCGCGTCCAAGTTGGACAGCGGTTCGTCCATGAGGAACGCCTTGGGGTTGCGCACGATCGCGCGCCCCATCGCCACGCGCTGCCGCTGCCCGCCGGAGAGGTTCGAAGGCTTGCGGTCGAGGTGCGCGGTGAGGTCGAGGATCTGCGCCGCCTCCTCCACCTTCGCCTTCACCGTCGCGTCGTCGACCTTCGCCAGCCGCAACGGGAACGCCATGTTCTCCCGCACGCTCATGTGCGGGTACAGCGCGTAGGACTGGAACACCATCGCGATGTCCCGGTCCTTCGGCGACTTCTCGTTCACGCGCTGCCCGTCGATGCGCAGCTCACCGGAGGAGATGTCCTCCAAGCCGGCGACCATGTTGAGCGTGGTCGACTTCCCGCAGCCCGACGGGCCGACGAGGATGATGAACTCACCGTCGGCGATCGTGATGTCCACTTCGGACACCGCGAGCGCGCCGTCGGGGTAACGCTTGGAAACCTTGTCGAGGACGATTTCAGCCATGGCTCAGCCCTTCACCGCACCGGACGTCAGCCCCGCCACGATGCGACGCTGGAAGAACAACACGAAGATGATGATGGGGATGGTGATCACGACCGCGGCCGCACTCACCTGCCCCGTCGGGTCCTCGAACTGCGAGGACCCCGTGAAGAACGACAGCGCCGCCGGCACCGTGCGCGACGCCGTGGTGGACGTCAGCGAGATGGCGAACAGGAAGTCGTTCCAGCACAGGATGAACACCAGGATCGCCGTGGTGAACACGCCCGGTGCGGCCAGCGGCGCGATCACCTTGCGAAACGCCTGCGCCGGCGTCGCGCCGTCCATCTTGGCCGCTTTTTCGAGCTCCCACGGGATTTCCCGGAAGAAGGCCGAGAGCGTGTAGATCGACAGCGGCAGCGCGAACGTGATGTAGGGCAGGATCAGGCCCGGCCACGTGTCGAACAGGCCCAGGTTGCGTTCGATGTTGAACAGCGGCGTGACGAGCGAGACCTGCGGGAACATCGCGATCAGCAGCGAGAGCCCCACCAGCAGCCGCTTGCCGGGGAAGTCCAGGCGCGCGACGGCGTAGGCCGCCATCGTGCCGAGCACCACCGCGATCACCGTGGAGATCACCGAGATGCCGATCGAGTTCACCAGCGCCCGCAGGAATTCCGAGGTCTGGAAGATGTCGGCGTAGTTCTTGAGCGTCCACTGCTGGGGCCAGAGGCTGCCGTCGGTGAGCGTGTCCTTCGTCTTGAACGACAGCGAGAGGATCCACAGCACCGGGATGAGCGCGAATGCGATCACCAGGATGTCGAGCACGCCCCACGTGACCTTGCGGCCGGTGGTGGCCGTTGCGGTAGCCATCAGCGTTTACCCCCGTCGTCGCTCCCCGGTGCGGCGGTGCCGAACACCTTGATGAAGATGAACGCGATGATCGCCACCGTGATGAAGATCAGCACGGCCATGGTCGACCCGATCCCGAGGTTCAGGCCCTTCACGAGGTTGTCGTAGGTCATCATGGACACCGATCCGGTGTCCTGCGCGCCGCCCGTGAGCACGTAGATGTTGTCGAAGATGCGGAACGCGTCGAGCGTGCGGAACAGCAGCGCGACGAGGATCGCGGGCTTCATCACCGGCAGCATCACCTTGGTGAAGCGCTGCCACGCCGAAGCCCCGTCCATCGCCGCGGCCTTCAGCAGGTCTTCCGGCACGAGCGCGAGTCCGGCCATCAGCAGCAGCGCCATGAACGGCGTGGTCTTCCACACCTCGGCGAGGATGATGATGAACAGCGACGGCCACTGCTCCGTGAGCGGAGCCGCGCCGGACGCCAGCGCGTTGGCGAGGTACCCGGTGTCCGGCGTCCACGCGAAGTACCACGAGAACGCCGCGACGACCGTGACGATGCCGTACGGGATCAGCGCCACGGTGCGCACGAGCCCGCGGCCCACGAGCGTGCGGTGCATGAGCAGCGCGAGCGCCATGCCGAGCACGAATTCGATCGCCACCGACACCACGGTCAGGAACAGCGTGGTGCCGAACGCCGTCCACCAGTAGGAGTTCGTGAGCACGGCCGCGTAGTTGGCGAAGCCGATGAACTGGTGCTGCGCCGGGAACCTCAGGTCGTAGCGCTGCAACGAGAGCCAGATCGAGTAGACGATCGGGTACCCGGTCACCGCGATCATCACGATGAACGCCGGGGCGCACAACCACAGCCCCAGCCGCCGTTCGGCCTTCTTCCCCTCGCTCAGCGCGGGCTTGGGCTTGCGGTGGCTCACGACCTCGTGGGCGGCCGGTGCGCCGGTTTCGGTTTCGGCCGAGGGGTTCTGCACGGTCACGGGATCACTCCCTTCGACTGGAGCGCGTCATTGAGCTGGTCCCGCAGCGTTTGCGCGGTCTGCTGCGGGTCGATCTCCGACGGCGGCGACAGGACCTTGGAGATCACCGTGGACGCGTTCTGGTACGCCGGCGAAAGCGGCCGCACGGCGGCGGTCTTCAGCGCGTCGAGGATGGTGTCGCGCATCGGGTACTTGATGGCCATGTTCGGGTTGTCGTTCGACGCCGGCTTCGACGGGTCGAGCGGCACGTCGTCGTGGTACACCGACTCGATGGTCGGCGGCACGCCGTCGTTGATGGCCGAGAACTTCTGGTTTTCCGCGCTGCGCAAGCACAACGCCGCTTCGAAGGCCTCGGGCTTGTGCTGCGAGTACGTGCTCACCGCGAGGTCGTAACCGCCGATGGTGGTCTTCGCGGGCATCCCCGCCTTGGCCTCCGGGTAGACCGCCCACTTGAAGTGCGACAGGTCCTGCGGCTTCTCCTCGGCGTAGGAGGCGTAGACGAACGGCCAGTTCAGCTGGAACGCGGCGGCACCACGCTGGAACGCCTGGCGGACGTCGTCCTCCTTCTGGTTGGTCAGCGACGGGTCGGTGATGCCCGCCGACGTGACCTGCTTGAGCAGGTGCAGCGCCTGCACCGCGCCGGCGTCCATCACCACGGACTTGCCGTCGTCGGAGAGGATGTGGCCGCCGAGCGATTCGACCAGCGTGTTGTAGAAGACGACCAGGCCTTCGTACTGGGCGCCGGTGAACACGATGGCGTAGGGCTTCTTCTGCTGTTTGAGCTGCTGCGACATCTGCATCATCTCATCCCACGTCTTCGGCGGGTTCGGGGTGATGCGATCGTCGTACCAGAGCAGCTGCACGTTGGTGTTCTTCGGTGCGGCGTAAAGCTTCCCGTTGTAGGTGGCCGTCTCGAGCGGGCCCTGCAGCACGCCGGCCGAGGCCGCGGCCTTGTTCTGCCCGGTCCACTCCTCGGCCCAGCCGGCCTCGGCGAACTCCGGCACCCACGTCACGTCGAGCCCGAGGACGTCCATCGAGGTGTCGCCCGCGGCGAGGCGGCGCGCCATCTGGATTCGCTGATCGTCGGCACCGCGCTGGAGTTTGTTGTAGACGATTTCGTAGCGCCCGTTCGCCGCTTTGTTGCAGTTGTCGACAACGGTCTGGAAATTGTCCTCGGGCGCGTAGTAGACGTTGATCTTCATCCCGGAGTCCGTGCCGCACGCGGCGAGCAGACCCGTGGTCACCAATCCCGCCGCCAGCAGCGCGCCCGTCCGGGCGGGCGAGCGACCCCGTAGCCTCTTCTTCCCCATCGAACAAAAGCCTCCTCACCCGCGTGCACGCCGGTACCGTGAGGCCCCCAGGCATCACGGCGCGATGAGGCGAGTTCGCGCCAGCACCTCGACGTGCCAGTGCTCGGCCGGGCGCGCCGCAGGACGCGTCCGCCCGACTGGTGTCGGACAACCTATGCCGGGCGATCACACCCCGCAAGCATTATCGGTAACGATTAAGGCCCGTGCAGCGCGAAACGCCGGAATAAACGGGGTGAAGGGGTGCTGCCATTCGGGTGAACTGGCACGAATTCGGGGCGCGCGCGACCGCAATTCGGCCGACAAGGGACCCCCGCCGGTCAGGCCGTGGCGGGCGGCGGCTTCAACGCGAGTTTCGAAAGGAGTTCACGGCCCTGCTCGGCCGTGCGCGGTTGGCACAGCACGTCGTAGCGGCCCGCCACCAGCTGGCTCGCGGACGAGAAGTCGCGCCGGCCACGGGACATGCGGTACCCGATCGCGGAGAACAGCAAACCCGAAAGGACACCCAGCACGAGCCCGGTGAGCAGTTGCAGCGCGAAGCCCTGGTTCACGAACAGTCCCAGCAACAGCCCGGCGAACAACCCGAACCACGCCCCGGACATCGCACCGGCGCCCAGGACGCGGCTCCACGTGAGCCTGCCGATCACGCGCTCCACGAGCATCAGATCGACGCCCACGATCGTCACGTCGGTGACCGCGAAGGCATTCTCCGCGAGGAAGTCCACGGCCCGCTGCGCCTCTTCGTAGGTGCCGTACGACCCGATCGGCCAGCCCGTGGGCGGCGTCGGCAGCCGCGGCGGCCCCGCCGGGCGCCCGCCACCAAAAGGACTGCTCACCATCATCACCTGCACACTCGTCCGGTCCGAGGGGTCCATCTTGTCAAGAACCGGCGAACCGTGCGAACCGCGTACTGGTGAATGCTGTTCACTGCCGGTGGCGGGCGCGGCCAGGCCGCCGGTCGGTCAGACGTCCAGTCCCTTCGCGAACTCCACGACGGCGCCGGCGAAGGCCGCCGGTTCCTCCAAGTGGCCGAAGTGGCCGCTGCGCTCGAAGATCACCAGCCGCGAGCCGGCGATGCCGTCGTGCAGGGCCTCGACCCAGTGGACACCGCAGATGACGTCGTAGCGGCCGACGAGGACGAGGGCCGGCACGGAGATGGTGGCCAGCACCGGGCGGTCGTCGAAGAGT encodes:
- a CDS encoding S9 family peptidase, with the translated sequence MADPAKVFFRDRGYDGQFTRTLNAAVVHAADLGEAFATARRVGKLTGVGWYDAWSATADRARAAAGSALTAGDRVSARHAFLRASEYHRQAYFFLRSDLDDPRLQSAYRGHVEAFAEAAKLLDHPAEAVRIPYADTTLHGYLFAPHASRTPQPTVVLPCGYDSTSEAGWLDVPAAIARGCNALVFDGPGQGETLYTQRRFLRPDFEHVLSPVLDWLLARPEADPAKVVLFGRSFAGYLAPRAATAEHRLAALVCDPAQPDLGARVPTGPAGLFAVPLVRAQMRRNPNRAEFFGSRMAAHGISSVREYFAEMRRYTMLADAANIRCPTLLIESEHDFTAGGGAVLRDAMKAPVRLVRLTETEGVDGHCAGMGQQVWTGVVYSWLHDVLA
- a CDS encoding TetR/AcrR family transcriptional regulator; translation: MTRDAASAAPARPLRRDAELNRRRILESARAVFGRRGLEATLDDVAHHAGLGVGTVYRRFPSKEHLVEALFAEQLADVADLAEEALKADDPWDGFTQFVWRTVELHSADRGLREIMLSKAFGHEHVAEVKARMVPLITQVVERAQASGQLRPDVVPTDLPLLHQMIGSVIEYTHVVEPDLWRRYLPLLLDGLRAHPGRSSDLPRPGLDQDEIDQAMCAWRQPKHRTENT
- a CDS encoding PspC domain-containing protein, with protein sequence MTAPVAQRLSRPRHDRMIGGVCAGLARRFGTTPGKVRLLALLSCLLPGPQFVAYLILWAIIPSE
- a CDS encoding ABC transporter ATP-binding protein produces the protein MAEIVLDKVSKRYPDGALAVSEVDITIADGEFIILVGPSGCGKSTTLNMVAGLEDISSGELRIDGQRVNEKSPKDRDIAMVFQSYALYPHMSVRENMAFPLRLAKVDDATVKAKVEEAAQILDLTAHLDRKPSNLSGGQRQRVAMGRAIVRNPKAFLMDEPLSNLDAKLRGQMRTSVSKIQKQLGTTTLYVTHDQTEAMTLGDRVVVLRAGYVQQIGSPQFLYDNPANLFVAGFIGSPSMNFIPATLENGELRSALGTTPLTDRIRRMAEAANAPREVILGIRPEHFEDAALVEQAQRGSGSTFTAHIDVLESMGSEKFAHFTVEGEVATSTELAELAADSGSADVPGAESLIVARLSAESRAQENADLELWFDADKLKLFDPSNGRNLTYSE
- a CDS encoding carbohydrate ABC transporter permease, which gives rise to MATATATTGRKVTWGVLDILVIAFALIPVLWILSLSFKTKDTLTDGSLWPQQWTLKNYADIFQTSEFLRALVNSIGISVISTVIAVVLGTMAAYAVARLDFPGKRLLVGLSLLIAMFPQVSLVTPLFNIERNLGLFDTWPGLILPYITFALPLSIYTLSAFFREIPWELEKAAKMDGATPAQAFRKVIAPLAAPGVFTTAILVFILCWNDFLFAISLTSTTASRTVPAALSFFTGSSQFEDPTGQVSAAAVVITIPIIIFVLFFQRRIVAGLTSGAVKG
- a CDS encoding carbohydrate ABC transporter permease, with product MSHRKPKPALSEGKKAERRLGLWLCAPAFIVMIAVTGYPIVYSIWLSLQRYDLRFPAQHQFIGFANYAAVLTNSYWWTAFGTTLFLTVVSVAIEFVLGMALALLMHRTLVGRGLVRTVALIPYGIVTVVAAFSWYFAWTPDTGYLANALASGAAPLTEQWPSLFIIILAEVWKTTPFMALLLMAGLALVPEDLLKAAAMDGASAWQRFTKVMLPVMKPAILVALLFRTLDAFRIFDNIYVLTGGAQDTGSVSMMTYDNLVKGLNLGIGSTMAVLIFITVAIIAFIFIKVFGTAAPGSDDGGKR
- a CDS encoding ABC transporter substrate-binding protein, yielding MGKKRLRGRSPARTGALLAAGLVTTGLLAACGTDSGMKINVYYAPEDNFQTVVDNCNKAANGRYEIVYNKLQRGADDQRIQMARRLAAGDTSMDVLGLDVTWVPEFAEAGWAEEWTGQNKAAASAGVLQGPLETATYNGKLYAAPKNTNVQLLWYDDRITPNPPKTWDEMMQMSQQLKQQKKPYAIVFTGAQYEGLVVFYNTLVESLGGHILSDDGKSVVMDAGAVQALHLLKQVTSAGITDPSLTNQKEDDVRQAFQRGAAAFQLNWPFVYASYAEEKPQDLSHFKWAVYPEAKAGMPAKTTIGGYDLAVSTYSQHKPEAFEAALCLRSAENQKFSAINDGVPPTIESVYHDDVPLDPSKPASNDNPNMAIKYPMRDTILDALKTAAVRPLSPAYQNASTVISKVLSPPSEIDPQQTAQTLRDQLNDALQSKGVIP
- a CDS encoding general stress protein — translated: MMVSSPFGGGRPAGPPRLPTPPTGWPIGSYGTYEEAQRAVDFLAENAFAVTDVTIVGVDLMLVERVIGRLTWSRVLGAGAMSGAWFGLFAGLLLGLFVNQGFALQLLTGLVLGVLSGLLFSAIGYRMSRGRRDFSSASQLVAGRYDVLCQPRTAEQGRELLSKLALKPPPATA
- a CDS encoding alpha/beta fold hydrolase, which encodes MCGVHWVEALHDGIAGSRLVIFERSGHFGHLEEPAAFAGAVVEFAKGLDV